Proteins from a genomic interval of Actinomycetota bacterium:
- a CDS encoding LLM class F420-dependent oxidoreductase: protein MDLGRIGIWTYHLNYQPASRVREVAAELEELGYGALWVGEAAYREPLTNAGFLLSATNRMAIATGIANIWARDAFTMTAGQLTLSEAYPERFLLGLGVSHARLVERIRGHQYERPFAAMRRYLDGMDEAARIYRAAKPTAPPPRVLAALGPRMLALAAERAQGAHPYLVTPEHTAKARSTLGPDRWLLPEQAVVLEANPDQARAIARRHISRYLDLPNYTNNWRRLGFTNDDLVGQGSDRLVDALVAWGDVEAVSGRVKDHLKAGADHVCIQVFDAEPHGLPLRQWRTLAMAML from the coding sequence ATGGACCTCGGGCGCATCGGCATCTGGACCTACCACCTCAACTACCAACCCGCCTCGAGAGTACGGGAGGTCGCGGCCGAGTTGGAGGAGTTGGGCTACGGAGCCCTGTGGGTCGGCGAAGCTGCTTATCGCGAGCCGCTGACCAATGCTGGCTTTCTGCTGTCAGCCACCAACCGCATGGCGATTGCAACGGGCATCGCCAACATCTGGGCACGTGACGCGTTCACCATGACTGCCGGCCAGCTCACCTTGAGCGAGGCCTACCCAGAGCGGTTCTTGCTCGGTCTCGGCGTGAGCCACGCCCGCCTCGTCGAGAGAATTCGTGGCCACCAGTACGAGCGTCCCTTTGCAGCCATGCGCCGCTATCTAGATGGGATGGACGAGGCGGCCCGGATCTACCGGGCCGCAAAGCCGACAGCGCCGCCGCCGCGTGTGCTCGCCGCCCTTGGACCGAGGATGCTCGCCTTGGCCGCTGAGCGGGCCCAGGGTGCTCACCCGTATCTCGTCACGCCCGAGCATACGGCGAAGGCTCGCAGCACTCTCGGCCCTGACCGCTGGCTCCTGCCAGAGCAGGCGGTCGTATTGGAGGCAAACCCTGACCAGGCCCGAGCGATCGCCCGCCGGCACATCTCCCGATACCTCGACTTGCCGAACTACACCAACAACTGGCGCCGCCTCGGATTCACCAATGACGACCTCGTGGGGCAGGGCAGCGACCGTCTCGTCGACGCGCTCGTCGCATGGGGTGACGTGGAGGCGGTTAGCGGACGTGTGAAGGACCATCTAAAGGCAGGAGCGGACCACGTCTGTATCCAGGTGTTTGACGCGGAGCCCCATGGCCTGCCTCTACGTCAATGGAGGACGCTGGCCATGGCCATGCTGTAG